In a single window of the Pseudoxanthomonas sp. F37 genome:
- a CDS encoding efflux RND transporter periplasmic adaptor subunit: protein MPLLHKSLIALALAGILALPLLRLDADASAPAAEAPPAIVSVAPAVRTDFAPRHWAPGSIISRRDARVASELEGRVLQVAEVGQRVRAGQALAVLDDTALRLRARESEAELARIRAQLDLAVRQEQRYAQLAAQQNIARSQYEQLRAERDMLAQDHARAQAQLAQIRHQRTQMVVRAPFDGVVAERHTQRGEYLVTGASVARLVDTAAPEVRVRAPVELARHLGPGTAVRVRSADGERDYPVSALVPVGDEASRQLELRIALGGAQAPVGTAVEVGLPSAEPRSVVAVPRDAVILRREGDFVLRVDNAGKAERLAVKTGATVDGLVEISGDVRAGDRLIVRGGERVDAGQPVSVQPLAALALR, encoded by the coding sequence ATGCCCCTGCTGCACAAATCCCTCATCGCGCTCGCGCTGGCCGGCATCCTCGCCCTGCCCCTGCTCCGCCTGGACGCCGATGCCAGTGCCCCCGCCGCCGAAGCGCCGCCCGCCATTGTCAGCGTCGCCCCGGCGGTGCGTACCGACTTCGCGCCACGCCACTGGGCGCCCGGCAGCATCATCAGCCGTCGCGACGCGCGGGTGGCGAGCGAACTGGAAGGGCGCGTGCTGCAGGTGGCCGAGGTCGGGCAGCGCGTACGCGCCGGACAGGCGCTGGCGGTGCTGGACGACACGGCGCTGCGCCTGCGCGCTCGCGAGAGCGAGGCGGAGCTGGCCCGCATCCGGGCCCAGCTGGATCTGGCCGTGCGCCAGGAGCAACGCTATGCGCAGCTGGCGGCCCAGCAGAACATCGCGCGTTCGCAGTACGAGCAGTTGCGGGCCGAGCGCGACATGCTGGCGCAGGACCATGCCCGCGCGCAGGCCCAGCTGGCCCAGATCCGGCACCAGCGCACCCAGATGGTGGTGCGTGCGCCGTTCGACGGCGTGGTGGCCGAACGCCACACCCAGCGCGGCGAGTACCTGGTGACCGGCGCATCGGTGGCGCGGCTGGTGGACACCGCCGCGCCCGAGGTGCGCGTGCGCGCGCCGGTGGAACTGGCACGTCACCTGGGCCCGGGCACGGCGGTACGCGTGCGCAGCGCCGACGGCGAGCGCGACTACCCCGTCAGCGCGCTGGTGCCGGTGGGCGACGAGGCCTCGCGACAGCTGGAACTGCGCATCGCCCTGGGCGGTGCGCAGGCACCGGTCGGCACGGCCGTGGAAGTGGGACTGCCCAGCGCCGAGCCCCGCAGCGTCGTGGCCGTGCCGCGCGATGCGGTGATCCTGCGCCGCGAAGGCGACTTCGTGCTGCGCGTGGACAATGCCGGCAAGGCCGAACGGCTGGCGGTGAAGACCGGCGCCACCGTGGACGGACTGGTCGAAATCAGCGGCGACGTGCGCGCCGGCGACCGCCTGATCGTGCGGGGCGGCGAACGCGTGGACGCCGGACAGCCCGTGTCCGTGCAACCGCTGGCGGCCCTGGCGCTGCGTTGA
- a CDS encoding LytTR family DNA-binding domain-containing protein codes for MDTAVSAPLRAIVVDDEPLARRGLEIRLAAHADVQIVGYYGDGASAIGGLREHRPDLMFLDVQMPGMDGFQTLRAIPASEMPLVVFVTAYDHYAIRAFEASATDYLLKPVEDSRLAQALARVRQARAQRQASGHCAHLLGLLGELSGRPLLDLDEALKPDALDLLRREDKLAVRDGGRTVRVDLHSIRWIDAAGDYMCIHTDGDGPNGNTLVLRATMRELEKQLDPQRFPRIHRSTIVNARRVVEMRPHTNGESFLRLDCGQELKLSRSHRDKLAVLL; via the coding sequence TGGTCGACGATGAGCCGCTGGCCCGCCGCGGACTGGAGATCCGGCTTGCCGCCCATGCCGACGTGCAGATCGTGGGCTACTACGGCGATGGCGCTTCGGCCATCGGCGGACTGCGCGAGCACCGCCCCGACCTGATGTTCCTGGACGTGCAGATGCCGGGCATGGACGGCTTCCAGACCCTGCGGGCGATACCCGCCAGCGAGATGCCGCTGGTGGTGTTCGTCACCGCCTACGACCACTACGCGATCCGCGCGTTCGAGGCCTCGGCCACCGATTACCTGCTCAAGCCGGTGGAGGACTCCCGCCTGGCGCAGGCGCTGGCGCGGGTGCGCCAGGCACGCGCCCAGCGCCAGGCCAGCGGCCATTGTGCGCACCTGCTCGGCCTGCTGGGCGAACTCAGCGGCCGCCCGCTGCTGGACCTGGACGAAGCGCTCAAGCCCGACGCGCTGGACCTGTTGCGGCGCGAGGACAAGCTGGCGGTGCGCGACGGCGGCCGCACCGTGCGCGTGGACCTGCACAGCATCCGCTGGATCGACGCGGCCGGCGACTACATGTGCATCCATACCGACGGCGACGGGCCGAACGGCAATACCCTGGTGCTGCGCGCCACCATGCGCGAGCTGGAGAAGCAGCTGGACCCGCAGCGCTTTCCGCGCATCCACCGCTCCACCATCGTCAACGCGCGCCGCGTGGTGGAGATGCGCCCGCACACCAACGGCGAGAGCTTCCTGCGCCTGGACTGCGGCCAGGAACTGAAGCTCTCGCGCAGCCATCGCGACAAGCTGGCGGTGTTGCTGTAG
- a CDS encoding efflux RND transporter permease subunit, with the protein MKLTEASLRNPAAVAVVVAMVCAFGLMSLGKLPLQLFPDIERPQMSIQTSWRAASPQEMESEIVEPIETVMQGLPGLEEMASNVNAGNSSINLTFAVGSDMDAMLVEVLSRMNRLQPLPRDATPPVVQAGADNANNSLTYFFVQKLPGTRGDILDYRQFIEDRIVPRLTSVDGVAGVDINGGAEEELTITLDLARAAALGIQIPEVAAVAARATDVSGGVVEAGRREYVLRFAGRYSPEALGELILAWRDGRPVRLADVASVQVKRPEQRFFAYQNGNPAIGLRILRESGANVLNTLDQVKQVVAEVREQELRPRGLDIAQSFDASVFINRALGLLSGSLTVGVLLAVGCLWWFLRDVRATALIACAIPISLLATFIVLQLTGRSLNVISLAGLAFAVGMVMDAAVVVAENIVRLREQGLPPARAALEGTRQVGGALVASTLTTVAVFLPVIFMEDVEGQLFADLALTISIAVGISLLIAVTVLPAAAGSWLRTRPGEERQHRFWSRLSDWALKTTEGRTRQWGWVGALVLAPALLAALLMPQIDYLPPVKRAAVDAFFNFPPGMSPERVNREIAPVLLERMRPYMDGEKGPQLSNWYLNLWPGGGTLGARVVDPADIGELERIVRDEIVVGFPDTRAFASEGELFGSFGGSARAIAIHLQHGDGDALARAAESGRKLLAERFAGANVQAWPSADGGTPELRVNPDDRRLAEIGWRRPELGTVVRTLGDGQWLGEHFDGDRRLAIILRSGSEDDIAGLGAAPLATPQGGVLSLAELAQVDTVLAPNQLRRIDRRRTVTLTVDPPAAMSLEEALDIVDDEIVPALRDRLPADAAIRVSGSADRLGEVVRSMGMNFAMALVVLFMLMAAMFRSLRDSAFVMATLPMAVLGGVAGLRVLDLAAGQTLDLLSMIGFIMLLGMVINNAILLVAQTREAQAQGASLDTALKQALEQRLRPILIAALTGVLGALPMAINPGPGAVIYRGLAAVSVGGVALSLLFTVVLVPALLRLATRRAAPAAVPSMHAAPLHPPAS; encoded by the coding sequence ATGAAACTCACCGAAGCCTCCCTGCGCAATCCGGCCGCCGTCGCGGTCGTCGTGGCGATGGTCTGCGCGTTCGGCCTGATGAGCCTGGGCAAGCTGCCGCTGCAGCTGTTCCCCGACATCGAACGCCCGCAGATGTCCATCCAGACCAGCTGGCGCGCCGCCTCGCCGCAGGAAATGGAGTCGGAGATCGTCGAGCCCATCGAGACGGTGATGCAGGGCCTGCCCGGGCTGGAGGAGATGGCCTCCAACGTCAATGCCGGCAACAGCTCCATCAACCTGACCTTCGCCGTGGGCAGCGACATGGACGCCATGCTGGTGGAAGTGCTGTCGCGGATGAACCGTCTGCAGCCGCTGCCCCGCGACGCCACGCCGCCGGTGGTGCAGGCCGGCGCGGACAACGCCAACAATTCGCTGACCTACTTCTTCGTGCAGAAGCTGCCCGGCACGCGTGGCGACATCCTGGATTACCGGCAGTTCATCGAGGACCGCATCGTGCCGCGGTTGACCTCGGTCGACGGCGTGGCCGGCGTGGACATCAATGGCGGCGCGGAAGAGGAGCTGACCATCACCCTGGACCTGGCGCGCGCCGCGGCGCTCGGCATCCAGATCCCCGAGGTGGCCGCCGTGGCCGCGCGCGCCACCGATGTGTCCGGGGGCGTGGTCGAAGCCGGCCGCCGCGAATACGTGCTGCGCTTCGCCGGGCGCTATTCGCCCGAGGCACTGGGCGAGCTGATCCTGGCCTGGCGCGACGGCCGCCCGGTGCGCCTGGCCGATGTCGCCAGCGTCCAGGTCAAGCGGCCCGAGCAGCGCTTCTTCGCCTACCAGAACGGCAATCCCGCCATCGGCCTGCGCATCCTGCGCGAGAGCGGCGCCAACGTCCTGAACACGCTGGACCAGGTCAAGCAGGTCGTCGCCGAGGTGCGCGAGCAGGAACTCCGGCCGCGGGGCCTGGACATCGCCCAGAGCTTCGATGCCTCGGTCTTCATCAACCGCGCACTGGGCCTGCTGTCCGGCAGCCTCACCGTCGGCGTGCTGCTGGCCGTGGGCTGCCTGTGGTGGTTCCTGCGCGACGTGCGCGCCACCGCGCTGATCGCCTGCGCCATTCCCATTTCGCTGCTGGCGACGTTCATCGTGCTGCAGCTGACCGGGCGCAGCCTCAACGTCATCTCGCTGGCCGGACTGGCGTTCGCGGTGGGCATGGTGATGGATGCGGCGGTGGTGGTGGCCGAGAACATCGTGCGCCTGCGCGAGCAAGGCCTGCCACCCGCGCGCGCCGCGCTGGAGGGCACGCGCCAGGTCGGTGGCGCACTGGTCGCCTCCACCCTGACGACGGTGGCGGTGTTCCTGCCGGTGATCTTCATGGAGGACGTGGAAGGCCAGCTGTTCGCCGATCTCGCCCTGACCATTTCCATCGCCGTCGGCATCTCGCTGCTGATCGCCGTCACCGTGTTGCCCGCCGCCGCCGGCAGTTGGCTGCGCACGCGGCCTGGCGAAGAACGCCAGCACCGGTTCTGGTCGCGCCTGAGCGACTGGGCACTGAAGACCACCGAGGGCCGGACGCGCCAGTGGGGCTGGGTCGGCGCGCTCGTGCTGGCGCCCGCCCTGCTCGCCGCGCTGCTGATGCCGCAGATCGACTACCTGCCGCCGGTGAAGCGCGCCGCCGTCGATGCGTTCTTCAACTTCCCGCCCGGCATGAGCCCGGAGCGCGTGAACCGCGAGATCGCACCGGTGCTGCTGGAACGCATGCGGCCCTACATGGACGGAGAGAAGGGGCCGCAGTTGAGCAACTGGTACCTCAACCTGTGGCCGGGCGGCGGCACGCTGGGCGCGCGCGTGGTGGACCCGGCCGATATCGGCGAACTGGAGCGCATCGTGCGCGATGAGATCGTCGTCGGCTTCCCGGACACGCGCGCCTTCGCCAGCGAGGGCGAGCTGTTCGGCAGCTTCGGGGGTTCGGCGCGCGCCATCGCCATCCACCTGCAGCACGGCGACGGCGACGCGCTCGCCCGCGCGGCGGAGTCCGGACGCAAGCTGCTGGCCGAGCGCTTCGCCGGCGCGAATGTGCAGGCCTGGCCCAGCGCCGACGGCGGCACGCCGGAACTGCGCGTCAATCCCGACGACCGGCGCCTGGCCGAAATAGGCTGGCGGCGACCCGAACTGGGCACCGTGGTGCGCACGCTGGGCGACGGACAGTGGCTGGGCGAGCATTTCGACGGCGACCGCCGCCTGGCCATCATCCTGCGCAGCGGCAGCGAAGACGACATCGCCGGCCTGGGCGCCGCACCCCTGGCCACGCCGCAGGGCGGCGTGCTGAGCCTGGCCGAGCTGGCGCAGGTGGACACCGTGCTGGCGCCCAACCAGCTGCGCCGCATCGACCGCCGCCGCACGGTCACCCTCACCGTCGATCCCCCGGCGGCGATGTCGCTGGAAGAGGCCCTGGACATCGTCGACGACGAGATCGTCCCGGCGCTGCGCGACCGCCTGCCGGCGGATGCCGCCATCCGCGTCTCCGGCAGCGCCGACCGGCTGGGCGAAGTGGTGCGCAGCATGGGCATGAACTTCGCCATGGCGCTGGTGGTGCTGTTCATGCTGATGGCGGCGATGTTCCGCTCGCTGCGCGACAGCGCCTTCGTCATGGCCACGCTGCCGATGGCCGTGCTGGGCGGCGTGGCCGGCCTGCGCGTGCTCGACCTGGCGGCCGGGCAGACGCTGGACCTGCTGTCCATGATCGGCTTCATCATGCTGCTGGGCATGGTGATCAACAACGCCATCCTGCTGGTCGCACAGACGCGCGAAGCGCAGGCGCAAGGCGCGTCCCTGGACACGGCCCTGAAGCAGGCGCTGGAACAGCGCCTGCGCCCGATCCTGATCGCGGCGCTCACCGGCGTGCTGGGCGCGTTGCCGATGGCCATCAATCCCGGCCCCGGCGCGGTGATCTATCGCGGCCTGGCCGCCGTGTCGGTGGGCGGCGTGGCGCTGAGCCTGCTGTTCACCGTGGTGCTGGTGCCTGCGCTGCTGCGCCTGGCGACCCGCCGCGCAGCCCCCGCCGCCGTGCCGTCGATGCACGCCGCGCCGCTGCATCCCCCCGCTTCCTGA